A stretch of Arthrobacter sunyaminii DNA encodes these proteins:
- a CDS encoding glucose-1-phosphate adenylyltransferase family protein, giving the protein MHTPRILTLILAGGTGGRLGSLTDHRAKPAMPVAGSYRLIDVPLSNLHNSGLSDVWIVEQYKPKSLNDHLVSGRPWDLDRTNGGLRVLPPYQGGEGEGFAQGNADALYRQADYIRDYDPDLVLVLSADHLYRLDYREVLATHERSGAALTVVTTKIRRNPSDHGVVEAKDGFVTGFEYKPEKPKTDLVAAEIFLYDAAVLLNAMDELMERDGQLEDYGDQLIPYLVETEKVAEHRLEGYWRDMGTPSSYHEGHMDLIDGRGLDFDDPQWPILSASPRRLPGFAGEAARVSSSLLAPGSRVEGSVRRSVLGAGVLVEAGAEVENCVLLGDVKIRSGAKLRNAIVDAGAVVGGGTELDGAELDPEAAVVVVGADGAVQTPSSPSKG; this is encoded by the coding sequence ATGCACACCCCCCGCATTCTGACACTGATTCTTGCCGGCGGAACGGGAGGCCGCCTTGGCTCCCTCACGGACCACCGGGCCAAGCCTGCCATGCCGGTTGCCGGCTCCTACCGCCTGATCGATGTTCCCCTGTCAAACCTCCACAACAGCGGGCTGTCCGACGTCTGGATCGTGGAGCAGTACAAGCCCAAATCACTCAACGACCATTTGGTCAGCGGCCGCCCCTGGGACCTGGACCGGACCAACGGGGGCCTGCGGGTGCTGCCGCCCTATCAGGGCGGCGAAGGGGAGGGGTTTGCGCAAGGCAATGCTGACGCTCTGTACCGCCAGGCCGACTACATCCGCGATTATGATCCGGACCTGGTCCTGGTGCTCAGCGCCGACCATCTCTACCGGCTCGATTACCGGGAGGTTCTTGCCACCCATGAGCGTTCCGGTGCTGCCCTGACCGTGGTTACGACCAAGATCCGCAGGAACCCCTCCGACCACGGTGTGGTGGAGGCGAAGGACGGCTTCGTGACCGGCTTTGAGTACAAGCCGGAGAAGCCCAAAACCGACCTCGTGGCTGCCGAAATCTTCCTTTACGACGCAGCCGTGCTCCTGAACGCCATGGATGAGCTGATGGAAAGGGACGGCCAGCTGGAGGATTACGGCGACCAGCTGATTCCCTACCTGGTGGAGACGGAAAAGGTGGCCGAACATCGTCTGGAGGGCTACTGGCGGGACATGGGCACGCCGAGCAGCTACCACGAGGGCCACATGGACCTGATTGACGGCCGCGGGCTGGACTTCGATGACCCTCAATGGCCCATCCTCAGTGCCTCACCGCGCCGGCTGCCCGGTTTCGCCGGCGAGGCGGCCCGGGTTTCCAGCAGCCTCCTCGCGCCGGGCTCCCGGGTGGAAGGCAGCGTCCGGCGCAGCGTCCTGGGGGCCGGCGTTCTGGTGGAAGCCGGCGCTGAAGTGGAGAACTGCGTTCTCCTGGGTGACGTGAAGATCCGTTCCGGCGCAAAGCTGCGCAACGCCATTGTGGATGCCGGCGCAGTGGTGGGCGGCGGCACCGAACTCGACGGCGCTGAGCTGGATCCGGAGGCGGCAGTGGTGGTTGTCGGGGCGGACGGGGCAGTACAAACGCCGTCGTCGCCGTCTAAAGGGTGA
- a CDS encoding MarR family winged helix-turn-helix transcriptional regulator, translating to MSDTEFSSVPWLSPDERRAWLALYAVATRLNPTLDADLSKRARITLFDYHVLAMTSEAPERALPMSELAARSNASLSRLSHVVKKLEGRGWMERSQSPDDARVTMAALTDEGMAALASLAPDHVRSVRDLVFDGLDARDVSDLERIGRRILGRLEPGNSIVEDNTPADPS from the coding sequence ATGAGCGACACCGAGTTCTCCTCCGTCCCCTGGCTGAGTCCCGATGAACGACGGGCGTGGCTGGCTCTTTACGCCGTGGCCACACGGCTCAACCCCACACTCGATGCAGACCTGTCCAAGCGGGCACGGATCACGCTTTTCGATTACCACGTGCTGGCGATGACCTCCGAGGCACCGGAGCGTGCGCTGCCGATGAGTGAACTGGCAGCCCGCTCCAACGCATCCCTCTCCCGGCTTTCGCACGTGGTGAAGAAACTTGAGGGCCGCGGCTGGATGGAACGCTCGCAGTCGCCCGACGACGCCCGCGTCACCATGGCCGCGCTCACGGACGAGGGTATGGCAGCCCTGGCTTCACTCGCTCCCGACCACGTCCGCTCGGTCCGGGATCTGGTCTTCGACGGACTGGACGCCCGCGACGTGAGTGACCTCGAACGCATTGGCCGGCGCATCCTGGGCCGGCTGGAACCGGGCAACAGCATCGTTGAAGACAACACCCCCGCCGATCCCTCCTGA